From the Kallotenue papyrolyticum genome, the window GACGTCGGCCAGGAGCGCACGTTGCCGCTGGTGATCCTGGGCGAGATGGTGATTATGCCGCGCATCCCGGTGCCGCTGCAGGTTGGCAAGGGCAAATCCTACCGCGCCATGGAGCATGCCATGCGCGGCGATCGCGAGGTGCTGCTCATCTTTGTCTCTGAAGAAGAGATCGAGGGTTTCAAGGGCAGCGAGCCACAGAAGTTGCCGCCGGTCGGCGTGATCGCTCGCCTGGAGGAGTTCCTCAAGCTGCCCGACGATACCGTGCGCATCATTCTGGAAGGGCTGGAGCGCGCCGAGGTGGGCGACTACGTCCAGAACGAGCCCTTCCACATGGTGCGCTGCACGCCACGGCCCGATCCGCGCCCGGAGGGTCCCGAGGTCGAGGCGCTGATGGCCGAGGTCAAGGCCCAGGTCGAGGAGATCATCAGCTACATGCCCGAAGTGTCGCAGGAGGCGGTCGCCTTTGTGCACCGCATCGACGATCCTGGGCATCTGGCGGATGTGGTGGCCTACGGCCCGGCCTTCGAGTTCGAGGATCGGCTCGAGTTGCTCAACCTGCTTGATCCGGTGGAGCGGCTGCGCAAGGTACAGCGCGAGCTGTCGCATCAGCTTGAGCTGCTGCGGCTGCGCGCCAAGATCCAGAGCGATACCAAGGAAGCGCTCGATCAGTCGCAGAAGGAATACTTCCTGCGCGAGCAGATGAAGGCGATCCGGCGCGAGCTGGGCGAGGACGATTTGGACGAAGACCCGATCGATGAGCTCAAGCGCAAGATCGCTGAGCTAAACGCGCCCGACTACGTCAAAGAGACCGCGACGCACGAGCTCAAGCGCCTGGTGCAGCAGGGCATGAACTCGCCCGAGGCCGGCGTGATCCGCACCTATATCGACTGGATCCTGTCGTTGCCCTGGGCCAAGGAAGAGCAGCAGCCGATCTCGCTCCAGGAGGCCAAGCGCGTGCTGGACGAGGATCACTACGGCCTGGACAAGGTCAAGGAGCGGCTGCTGGAGTATCTGGCCGTGCGCAAACTGGCCGGCACCAAGATGCGCTCGCCGATCCTGTGCCTGGTCGGCCCGCCGGGCGTGGGCAAGACCTCGCTGGGGCGTTCGATCGCCCGTGCGCTGGGTCGCGCCTTTGTGCGCGCCTCGCTGGGCGGTGTGCGCGACGAGGCTGAGATCCGCGGCCACCGCCGCACCTATATCGGCGCCATGCCCGGACGCATCATCCAGAGCATCAAGACCGCCAAGAGCAATCAGCCGGTCTTTATTCTGGACGAGATCGACAAGCTCGGCGCGGACTACCGCGGCGATCCGACCTCGGCGCTGCTGGAGGTGCTCGATCCGGAGCAGAACGCGACCTTCAGCGATCACTACCTGGAGATCCCGTTCGATCTCTCGCAGGTGATCTTTATCGCTACCGCCAATCAGCTCGATCCGATCCCGGGTCCGCTGCGCGACCGCATGGAGATCATCGAAATCGGCGGCTACACCGAGGACGAGAAGCTGGAGATCGCGCGCGGCTTCCTGGTGCCCAAGCAGCGCGAGTTTCATGGTCTGCAGCCCGAACATATGCAGATCACCGACGCGGCGCTGCTCAAGATCATCCGCGAGTACACGCGCGAAGCCGGTGTGCGCAACCTGGAGCGCGAGATCGCGGCGCTATGCCGCAAGGTAGCGCGGCGCGTGGCGGAAGCCGCTGAGGGCGAGACCATTGCCGTCACGATCGACGCCGCCGACCTGCCGGAGCTGCTGGGGCCGGAGAAGTTCAGCTACGGGCTGGCCGAACAACACGACGAGGTCGGCGTGGCGACGGGCGTCTCCTGGTCCACCACCGGCGGCGACACGATGTCCTTCGAGGTGCTGCCGCTGCGTGGCAAGGGTGAGCTCAAGCTCACCGGTCAGTTGGGCGAGGTGATGAAGGAGTCGGCGCAGGCGGCGCTCTCCTACGTGCGCTACCGCGCCGAGGAGCTGGGCATCTCGCCCACCTTCTTCGAGGAGCATGCTATCCATATCCACGTGCCCGAAGGCGCGGTGCCCAAGGATGGCCCCTCGGCGGGCATCACCCTGACCACGGCGTTGGTCTCGGCCATGACCGGCATTCCGGTGCGCCGCGATGTGGCCATGACCGGCGAGGTCACGCTGCGCGGCAAGATTCTGCCGATCGGCGGCCTCAAGGAGAAGACCATGGCGGCGCATCGCGCCGGGATCAAGACCTTTCTCCTGCCCAAGGAGAACCTCAAGGATCTGGTCGAAATCCCGGCCAAGGTGCGCGAGGAGATGCAGATCATCCCGGTCGAGCACATGGACGAGGTGCTGAAGATCGCACTGGCGCGGCCGATCAAGAGTGCCAGCAATCCGCCGCTGCAGCCCAAGAGCCAGAAGTCGGGCAAGCGCGCCACGCCCTCGGCTTAAGCCCGCGCAACACACGACACCGGCACGCGGATCGGTCTCCGCGTGCCGGTGTTGTTTTGGCTGTTCAATCCACATCCGGGCTGGGCTGCAGCAACAGGCTGTAGCTCCAGAAGCCTGGCTGTCGGCGGTGGAGCGCAAAGCCCGCCCGACGCGCCCAGCGCAGGGTGATCGCCGGCGGCACGTATTCGGGTGCCATAAGCTCCTCGCTCACCAGCAGGCAGCCGCCGGGCTTGAGTACGCGTCGCACTTCGCGCAGCGCCCCGACGCGGTCGGGAATCATCGGCAGTACGGCGATCATGAACGCGGCGTCCACGCTGCGGTCGCGCAGCGGGAGCGCCCGCGCGTCGGCCAGGTGCAGATGGAGCGCGTCGGGGGGCAGTCCGGCGGTACGGCGGCGCAGGCGCTCCAGCATGGGGCGCTGCCGGTCGATGCTGATCACGCGCCCGCCGGGCACGACCTGCTGCACCGCCGCGCCGCTGAACAGCCCGGTACCGCCGCCGATCTCCAACAGCGTCTGGCCGGGACGCGCCTGCAGCGGTGCTAGTGTGCGTGCCGGATCGCGGTAGCGCCGTCGCCAGCGGCTCTCAAGCAGGCCATGCACCGCCGGCGGGGTGATGTGTGGGCGGAAGAAGAGGTAGAGCCGAGCGGCGGCCTGGAGCAGCAGCAGGCCGGCCAGTCCCAGGCCCGCGCGTTTGAGCAGTTTGGTCATCGGCTTTCTCCGGCTATGCTCGTAGCAGGCTGTGGAGCAACAGCGCACGCGACCAGCGCTGCGCCGCGATGGCCTCCAGCGCCCGTGGATAGGCCAGCGTATGCGTCAGGAGCAGGTTGGCGACGAAGCGTCCACGGCGCGCTGCCTGCCAGCGGTGGGCATACGCGCTGAGCCGTCGCGCCGACACGTCGCCGTGGCGCAGTGCCTGCCCGGCCACCTCGGCGGCGATGGCTGCCGAACGCAGCGCGCTCCAGACGCCGTCACCGAACAGTGGACTGACGTAGCCCGTGGCATCGCCGACCAGCAGCAGGCCCGGCAGCACGATCGGCGCGACCCGGTAGGCCAGCCGGGCGCGCGTAAACGGCGCCCGGATCGGGACCACCCCCGCGAACCGCGAGCGCAGCAGGGGATCGCTGCCGATCAGTCGCCAGAAGAAGGCTTGCGGCGTCTCGCCCGAGCGGCGGCAGGCCAGCGGCGCGCCCAGGCCACAGCCGATCACGCCCGGCGCCAGCGTTGTGATCTGCAGCACACAGAGCGGCGTGCCGAACAGGTGCATCTCCCAGCGGTCGGCGCTCACGTCGGGGAGCTGCGCGACGAAGAGCACGACCGCCAGAAAGGTGGGACCGGCGAGCGGACGGCGCAGGCCAAACTGGGTCAGGCTGCGGGCGTTACGTCCGCCGGCATCGATCACCAGGCGCGCACTGATGTGGTGTGGCCTACCCTCAGGGTCGCTGACCAGCGCGCCCACGACGTCGCCACGGGCGTCGCGCACGAGCTGACGCGCCTGCCAGCCCTGCCGTCCATCCACGCCGCCGCGGCGCGCGGCTGTGAAGCAGGCGGCATCGAACGCTTCGCGCGCGACGATCTCGATACAGCGCTGACCGCCGAAGCGATCCTGGGTTACGTATCCGCTCGGCCAACGCATCAACAACCGCCGGATCGTGTTCTGACGCCAGCAGTTCGGCTCCAGCCCAGCATCCAGCGCGGCGATCTCGCGTTGGGTGCGCGGCGGAAAGCCTTCGCCGGAGCGCCAGGGATCGCAGCCGGCAGCGCCGAAGACGCGCCGCTCCAGCAGCAGCACCTGCCAGCCCTGGCGTGCCAGGCGCAGTGCCACCGCCGAACCGGCCGGCCCGGCGCCGATGACCAGCACATCGCAGCTCGTCTGGGCGATCACCCGCCTGTCTGAAGCCGTGCTCATAGCGCCTCACTGCTCACTGCCGGCTGCAGCCCTCCGGGCGCAGTCACATACATGATAGAACTGAAGCGCAATACAGCACGATGACCTGGCCGGTCGCAGCGTTCCCTCTGTGCGCGTGACCGGTTTTCGAGAAGCAGCGTGCCGCTTGTCAGACTCGACAACAGGCATATACTATCGCGAAGCTGTTCGAGAGGCGTTGACAATAGGACAACACGATGGACTCAACCTCTGCCTCACCTCAGCACCCAACCGGAGCGGCGTCCGGTGCGTTGATCTACACTCCGGCTGGGCGGACACGGATGCGCTACACCTACATTAACCGTCAGGCCGGCGCGGTCGAGCTCTGGCTGGCTTTGCCGCCTGAATTGCCCACTCAGCGCAATGTGCGTATCCTGGCGCTCACACCTGAGCCGCTCGCGGTGCAGCCTGATGGCCTTGGACTCAATTGCCTGGCCTTTTTTCGGCTGGCTGCGGGCCAGCGGCTCGATCTGGAGCTGCAGGCCGATCTGTACCACTGCCGCTATGATCCGACGGCGCCCGGTCAGACGATCGCGCTTGACCCGGCAGATCGGGCGCGTTTCCTGCGCTCCTCGGCGCTGGTGCATGTGAGCGAGGAGGTGCGCGCCGAGGCGCGGCGCATCGTTGGCGATGCCGCCACTCCTCTGGAGCAGGCGCGTCGTCTGTATGTGCACCTGATCAAGCACTATCGCTACGCGTGGCCTCCGGCAGCGCGTGGGAGCGAGGCGATGCGGCGCCTGCGTCGTGGTGATTGCGGTGAGTATTCGTTCCTCTACGCGGCTTGGTGTCGTGCGCTGGATCTTCCTTGCCGCGTGTTGATCGGCAGCTTCGCCCATGGAACGTTGCAGGCCCATGTCTGGAACGAAGTATTTATCGCTGGGCTCGGCTGGCTGCCGGCCGACAGCAGCATCCACCAGACGCCACTGCGGCTCCCCGGCCTGGCGGATCTGGACTGGCTGCTGCAGCGCGTGGAGCACCAGCTTGGTCGCCTGGCGGATGAACGCCTGGTCTTTTCGATCGATCCCGAAGTGCTGCTGGTGCCGCCCTATCGCGATCAGCCGGCGCCTGAGCGGGCCGAGCGCATGCGCATCGCCGGGCGCGACCTGGCCTGGGGCTATGAGAGTCTTGACGGGGCGGCGCCCTACCTCCAACCGATCTACCCGCGCTTCAACAGCGCTGCCGAGCAGCCGCGGGCTGGTTGGCCGGCGTTCCTGGCTGCATGGTGGCCGCCACTGCTGCGGCGGCAGATCGAGCCGCTGCTTGGCACCTGGTCGTTCCACGATCCGCTCACCTACCGGCTGATGACCTGGCTGATGGTGGGCGGCTTCCTGGTGGGCTTGCTGGGCACCGTACTGAACATCCTGGCGATCGAGGGCTTCGATCTGCCCAAGCTGCTGGGCTACCTGCTCGGCGATATCCTTCTGATCCGGCGTACCGGTGTCAACTGGTGGAAGCTGGCGTTGATCGCTCTGTTCCTGTTCGAGTTGATCGTGCGCGTGCTGGCGTTGATCTTCGGCTGACCGCGTCACCCTGCTGTTGGCCGTTCCGCTGCTCTGCCAGACGTGGAGCTGAAGCTCCGCGCTACTCGCTCGCGACGAGCCGGTTGCGAAAGGCGAAGACGATCGCCTGGTAGCGATTGGTCAGGCCGAGTTTGCCGTAGATGTTGCGCAGATGATGCTTCACCGTCTCATAACTGATCGTCAGGGCAGCGCCGATGGCCTGATTGTCGTAGCCGGCGCCGACCAGCCGCAGCACCTCCAGTTCGCGTTCGGTGAGCGTCAGGAGACGGTCGCGCTCGGTGGCGCGTTGCCGTTGATGCCGCACGTACACGCCGGCAACCTTGGGGCTGAGGTACATGTCGCCATCGGCGACGGTACGAATGGCTGCGATCAATGTAGCGCGCGGCTCGTCCTTGAGGATATACCCCCGTGCGCCGGCGTGCAGCAGGCCGGTCACATATTCGCTCTCATCGTAGGAGGAGAGCACCAGCACCTTCAGCTCAGGAGCGCTGACACTCAGCGCGCGCACGGCAGCGATCGGCTCCAGGCCGGGCATGCGCGCATCCAGCAACAGCAGGTCCGTCTCGTGGCAGTGGCGCGCAACGGTGGGGTCGATCTCGGCGCCGTGCCCGATCTCGGCCACCACGCGCAGGTTCCCCTCGGCTTCGAGCATGGCGCGCACGCCCGCGCGCACGACCGGATGATCATCGGCAATGATCAGGCTGATCACGGTTGCCTCCACAACATGCTCAACCACTGCGCTGTGCCACCAGTATAGCCGCGCTGCCGACGACTTGCATCTTCGCTGCCTTCATGGTACACTAGTGCGCGCTATGACCTCGTAGCTCAGTGGATCAGAGCGCTTCCCTGCGGAGGAAGAGGTCGCGCGTTCGAGTCGCGCCGAGGTCGCCACCGACCATGAGCAACGCCTGCTGTGTGTTGCTGGTGGTTCATCGACGAGCAGACGCTGGAGGGATGGCTGAGTGGTTGAAAGCGCCGCCCTCGAAATGCGGTAGGGTGTAACAGCCCTCGCGGGTTCGAATCCCGCTCCCTCCTCCATAGGCATCGGGCAGCCTTAGGGCTGCCCGATCGTCGTTGTGCGGCCTGGCCAGCTGACGCGTCCGGTGATGGAGTCCTCGGTGCGCCGGTCGTGCGGGTTGGTGAAGATCTGCTCGGCTGGTCCGGTCTCGATCAGCACGTCCATCAAAAAGAAGGCGGCATCGTCGGCCAGGCGCGCGGTCTGCTGCACATGGTGCGGCGCGATCGCGCTCGTGGAGCACTCCTTGCCAGCAGGCTCAGGACGATTGCTATCCCTTGTCGTAGCCTCATCGAGATGGTTGTGCTCCTCGTCCCCTGGGCATCACAATCTTCTCCTAACCGGTTGTTCGCCTGCGCTTCATCTTAGCAAACGCGCTGCCGGATGTAGGAGATGTGCGCCAACTCTTAACAAGGGTTTAATATCACCTTCATCTGGGTGTGGCACGATCCGGCTACGGGCACGGGGGCATGCGGAACGGACAGCCGATCAGGTTGTCCGTTCCGCGTCTTCAGGAGGAGGGCATGGTTATTTTAGAGCCCAACGGCCGCGTGCGGCGCTTGCGGCGGGGCTGGTGCCGGCGCTTGTGGCGCTGGTGGCGACGCGCACTGCAGCGCTAGCGCCGATCACGCCTGGTCGTGCTCAGGCGGCTGGCTGCGATCGCTGCATCCGATCCCGCGCTTAACATACGCTTAACTTTTCCATAAACGGCGCATAACCGGCGCTCGTTACAGTTGTCACAGCCCCGAGCGGGCTTGTTCATGCAAGGGACCAATTAGGAGGAAATCCGCATGTTCTCAACCGTGCGCTCGCTCATGGTTGCGCTCGTGATGCTGCTGGTGCTGTCCGCCTGTGGCGGCTCGGGTGGCACGTCGTCGGCTTCGCCCACTGCTTCGCCTGCGACGGAAGCGTCGCCGTCACCCATGGCTCAGGCTTCACCAGCTTCAGAAGCGTCGCCGTCACCCATGGCTCAGGCTTCACCAGCTCCAGAAGCGTCGCCCTCCCCTGTAGCAACAGTGGCGGCTGAGACTGTCGAACTGCCGCCGGTCGATCCGGCTGAGGTGCAGGGAAATATCATCACCGCTGGCAGCTCTACGGTCTTTCCACTGACGCAGGCGATCGCTGAGCGCTTCCAATCTGAAGGCTATACCGGCAACATCACCATCGACAGCATCGGCACGGGCGCCGGCTTCGAGCGTTTCTGCAAGGCTGCCGAGACCGACATCGCCAACGCCAGCCGCGCAATCAAGGAGGAGGAAGCGCAGGCCTGCCGTGACAAGGGCCGCGAGCCGCTGGAATTCCGCGTCGGTACCGACGCGCTGGCAGTGGTGGTCAGCTCGGAGAACGACTTCCTGGAGGAGCTGAGCCTGGAGCAACTGGCGCAGATCTTCTCCGGCCAGGTGAAGAACTGGAACGAGCTCAATCCGAGCTATCCGGCGCAGCCGATTCAACTCTACAGCCCCGGCACCGACAGTGGCACCTTCGACTACTTCGTCGAAGCGGTGCTGGAGAAGGACAAGGAGAAGCTGCTGAGCGTCCAGGGTGTGCAGTTCAGCGAGGACGACAACGTGCTGGTGCAGGGCATTGAGGGCAGCCCATACGCCATCGGCTACTTCGGCTACGCCTACTACCAGGAGAACCAGGGCCGACTCAAGCCGCTGCGCATCGACGGCGTCGCGCCGACCGAGGAGACCGCCGAGAGCGGCGAGTATCCGCTGAGCCGCCCGCTGTTCATCTACTCGGCCAAGACGATCATGGATCAGAAGCCGCAGGTCGCCGCCTTTATCAACTACTACCTGAGCACGGTCGAAGACGTTATACTGGATGTGGGCTACTTCCCGGCCAGCGCTGAGGCGCTCAATCAGGCCAAGCAACGCTGGCTGGAAGCGACCGGACAGTAGGCACAGGTACAATCAGGGCGCGCGGTGCGGGTCGCCGCGCGCCGTCCCGCGAGGAGGTGGAGCGACCACCATGGCAGAACATCTCAGTACTTCGGCGCGTGCCGCCGGAGCTCAGCCTGTGCCGATCGCCGAACGGCTGCGACGCCGACGGCGCATCGGCGAAAGCATGATCCAAGCGCTGCTGTGGTTGTGCGGCGCGGTTTCGATTCTGACAACGCTTGGTATTGTGATCGTACTGGGACGCGAGTCCTGGCTCTTTTTCGGCGATGAGGCCGTCAGTCTGATCGAATTCTTCGGCTCGACGACCTGGCAGCCGGCGATCGGCCATTTCGGCATTTGGCCGCTGTTGCTGTCCACGCTGATCACCTCGACCATCGCCATCAGCGTAGCGGTGCCGATCGGGCTGGCTGCGGCGATCTACCTGAGCGAATACGCCTCGCCGCGCGTGCGCGCCTGGATCAAGCCGATTTTGGAAATCCTGGCCGGCATTCCGACGGTAGTCTACGGCTTCTTTGCGCTCTACTTCATGACGCCGCTGCTGCGTGCCATCTTCGGACCGGACACGGTGCAGATCTTCAACATGGCCTCGGCGGGCCTGGTGATGGGCATCATGATCACGCCGATCATCTGCTCGATGAGCGAGGACGCGCTCAGCGCCGTGCCACGCGCGCTGCGCGAGGGCGCCTATGGCTTGGGTGCGACGCGCTTCGAAGTTGCGACGCGCGTCGTACTGCCTGCCGCGCTGTCGGGTATTCTGGCGGCGGTGATCGTGGGCGTGTCGCGCGCCATCGGTGAGACGATGATCGTGGCCATTGCCGCGGGCGCCGGCCCCAATTTCACCTTCAATCCCTTCCAAGCCGCCGAAACCATGACCGGCCATATCGCGCGCATCAGCGGCGGCGATATCAGCTACGCTTCGATCGACTACAACAGCCTCTTTGCCATCGGTCTGACCCTGTTTGTGATGACGCTCAGCCTGAACCTGTTGAGTCAGCGCATCGTGCGTCGCTTCCGGGAGGTGTACGAGTGAGTGCGTCGGAGTTGAACACGCGCCGGGAGCTGAACCGTCTGCCGACCGGTGCCGACCTGCGCGCCGACATCCGCCGTCGGCGGCGGCGTGGCCTGTTCTACCGCTGGCTGCTGCTGTCATCGATCGTGCTCGCGCTGCTCTCGCTGACGACGCTGCTGCTCAACATCGCCAACGATGCCTTCGGGCTGGTCGCGCTGGAATACCGACGTGATCCCGATACCTTGGGGCCCGCGCCGCTGGCCGAGTTGGAGCAGGATCAGCTCATTGCCATTCTGAGCGAGAACTTGTCGCGCAACCGGCTGCGCGTGCTGGAGCGCGAGGCACCGCTGGCGCAGCGCTCGGTGGAGGAGCTGCGCACGTTGGTGCTGGAGGAGGTGGCCCGCCAGCGCGTGGTGGAAAGCGCCACGCTCTTCGACTCGCTCTTCCAGCGCGCGGCGACCGAGGCGGCGCTGCGCGAGCACCATCCCAATGCGCGTATCGTTTTCCGCTCCTGGCTCAACTGGTCGTTTTTGGCCACGCCCATGGCCAGTCAGCCGGAGTTTGCCGGCATCCGCACCGCGCTGCTGGGTTCGTTGTGGGTCATCGGCCTGACGATCCTGTTTGCCTTTCCGCTGGGTGTGGGCGCAGCGATCTACCTGGAAGAGTATGCGACGCCCAATCGCTTCAATCGGTTGATCCAGACCAACATCAACAACCTGGCGGGCGTGCCCTCGATTATCTATGGTATGTTGGGGCTGGCGATCTTTGTGCGTGCGCTGAGCCGCTTGACGAGCGGGCAGGCCTTCGGCATCGCCAACGACAACGGCCGTACCATTCTGGCGGCGGCGCTGACCATGGCCTTGCTGATTCTGCCGTTGATCATCATCAACGCGCAGGAGGCGATCCGCGCCGTGCCACGCTCGCTACGGCAGGCCAGCTATGCCCTGGGCGCGACCAAGTGGCAGACGATCTGGCACCATGTTTTGCCAGTGGCCTTTCCCGGCATTCTCACCGGCAATATCCTGGCGGTGTCCCGCGCCATCGGCGAGACCGCGCCGCTGATCGTGGTGGGCGCGTCCACCTACATCACGTTCGATCCCCAAGGCCCCTTCTCGAAATTCACGGTGCTGCCAATCCAGATCTACAACTGGATCGCGCAGCCGCAGGAAGAGTTTCGGCGTATCGCCGCCGCAGCGATCATTGTGCTGTTGGTGATGCTGCTGTCGCTCAACTCGGTGGCGATTGTGTTGCGCAATCGGCTGCGCAAGAGCCTCTAAGGAGCAGTTCGGTTATGACCATGACCGCAAGGGAAGTGGCGTCACGCTACGGCTCGCAGGAGACCGTGCTCGAAGCGCGCCAACTTTCGATCTACTATGGCGCCTTTCGCGCTGTCAAGGATGTGAACCTGACCATCGAGCCGCGCCAGATCACGGCGTTAATCGGGCCGTCGGGCTGTGGCAAGAGCACCGTGCTGCGTGCCTTCAACCGCATGAACGATCTGATCCCGGGCGCGCGCGTGGAGGGCGAGGTCGTGTTCCGCGGGCGCAACCTCTATGCGCCGGATGTAGACGTCGTCGAGGTGCGGCGCTTCATCGGCATGGTCTTTCAGAAGCCCAACCCGTTTCCCAAGTCGATCTACGACAACATCGCCTTCGGCCCGCGACTCAACGGCTGGCGTGGCTCGCAAGCGGAGCTGGACGATTGGGTCGAGCACTGTCTGCGCCGTGCCGCGCTGTGGGACGAGGTCAAGGACAAGCTGCGCCAGTCGGCGCTGTCGCTGTCGGGCGGGCAGCAGCAGCGCCTGTGCATCGCGCGCGCGTTGTCGATCGAGCCCGAGGTGGTGTTGATGGACGAGCCCTGCTCGGCGCTGGACCCGATCTCGACGCTGCGCATCGAGGAGCTGATGTTCGAGCTGCGTCGCTACTACACGATCGTGATCGTGACGCACAATATGCAGCAGGCGGCGCGCGCCTCGGATCGCACCGCTTTTTTCATGATCGACGACGATCGCGCCGGCACGCTGGTGGAGTACGGCGATACCAATCAGATCTTTACCGCGCCACGCGATAAGCGCACCGAAGACTACATCACCGGGCGCTTCGGCTAGGATGGCGTGTCTGGCCGGGAGGTATGGCTTGCGCTGCGGTGCGACTCATGGCACACTACCACCATCCGGCTCTGGCCGGCGCTAGGCTGTGTGTGGAGCAGAGCATGACGCAGACACCACAGGTCGGCTTCACCAGCGCGGCGCGCCGCGAGGTGGCCCCTTCCGACCAGATCCATCCGACCGAGCTATTGCCGGTCAAGATCGATGTGCGCAACCTGAACTTCTTCTACGGCAGCAAGCAGGCGTTGTTCAACTGTTCGCTGCCGTTCCGCGAGCGCGCGATCACGGCGTTGATCGGGCCGTCGGGCTGCGGCAAGAGCACCTTTCTGCGCTGCCTCAACCGCATGAACGATACCATTCCGGGGGCGCGCGCCGAGGGCCAGATCCTGCTCGATGGTGTGAACATCCTTGATCCGCAGGTGGACGTGGTCGCGCTGCGCCGACTGGTGGGCATGGTCTTTCAGAAGCCCAACCCGTTTCCCAAGTCGATCTACGACAACATCGCCTTCGGCCCACGGGTGCTGGGTATGAAGGTCAACATGGATGAGTTGGTGGAGCGCTGTCTGCGTCAGGCGGCGCTGTGGGACGAGGTCAAGGACAAGCTGCGCCAGTCGGCGCTGTCGCTGTCGGGCGGGCAGCAGCAGCGCCTGTGCATCGCGCGCGCGCTGGCGGTCGAGCCTGAAGTGATCCTGCTGGACGAGCCCTGTTCGGCGCTGGACCCGATCGCGACGCTCAAGATCGAAGAGCTGCTGATCGAACTGAAGCGCGACTACACGATCGTGATCGTGACGCACAACATGCAGCAGGCGGCGCGTGTCTCGGATCGCACCGTGTTCTTTCTGATGGGCGAGATCATCGAAGACTCGCCGACCGATGAGATGTTCAACCGCCCGCGCGATAAGCGCACCGAAGACTACATCACCGGGCGCTTCGGCTAGGCGGCGCCGCGGTGTCCGCGCGCCAGGGAGGAACGACATGGCGCTCCGTCCCCATTACCTCTACGCGCTCAACGAGCTGCAGCGCGCGCTGCTGCAACTGAGCGAGGCGGTGCAGCAGATGATCGATCTAGCGCTGCGCGGCCTGCTGCGTGCCGAGCGTGTCGCAGCGGAGCGTGTGCTGCGCATGGACGATGAGATCGACGAACGACGGCGCGACATCGAGACGCGCGTGTTGCGCCTGATCGCCGGCCAGCAGCCGATGGCCTCCGATCTGCGCTTCCTGCTGGCAGCGCTGCACATTGCCGATGAGCTGGAGCGCATCGGTGACTACGCCGAGGGCATTGCGCGCTTGGCGCTGCGCAGCGCCGCGCTGGCAGAACACGAACCGCTGCGCCTGCGCGAGTTGATCGCGCTGGTGCAGGCCATGCTGCGCGCCGCGGTGACGGCCTTTGTCGAGCGCGATGCCGAGGCCGCAGCCCGCCTTGATCGCGATGACGATCAGGTCGATCGCCTCACCCAGGCGCTGCGCGCCGAGCTGATCGCGCGCATCCAGGCCGCGCCGAGTGCAGCGCCGGCACTGGTGCAGCTGCTGTTTGTGACGCACAATCTGGAGCGCATCGCCGATCGCGCCGTCAATATCGCCGAGCGCACTGCCTTCATCGCTTCCGCCGAAGCGCTGCGCGCGCGCCGCCACTGATGCGGTGGCGGCTGCGTCGAAGCGCGCCGTACCTCTTCTTGTGCCCACAACATAGGACCATCGCGCTAGCGACACAGGCGCTGGCGTGTGCTAGGCTACGGGCAGCGCGGCGCTGCACGCGTCGTGAACGGCTGGGAGTCAGGATCGACGATGCTGCGGAGCTTGAATCTGGAACTCTGGCGGCGCATCGTGCTGGTGGGGCTGGTGCTCGCGCTGAGCATCTGGCTGCTGCGTCTGACGGATCCCATCGGTCCACCCGGCAAGGATCTGTACCAGGTCTGGCTGGGCGCACGCACGCTGCTGCATGGCGGCGATCCCTACGGTCCTGAGGTGCGGGCCGAGATGCACCGCGCCTATGGCTGGTGGGGGCAGCACGGGTT encodes:
- a CDS encoding class I SAM-dependent methyltransferase, with protein sequence MTKLLKRAGLGLAGLLLLQAAARLYLFFRPHITPPAVHGLLESRWRRRYRDPARTLAPLQARPGQTLLEIGGGTGLFSGAAVQQVVPGGRVISIDRQRPMLERLRRRTAGLPPDALHLHLADARALPLRDRSVDAAFMIAVLPMIPDRVGALREVRRVLKPGGCLLVSEELMAPEYVPPAITLRWARRAGFALHRRQPGFWSYSLLLQPSPDVD
- a CDS encoding NAD(P)/FAD-dependent oxidoreductase, which codes for MSTASDRRVIAQTSCDVLVIGAGPAGSAVALRLARQGWQVLLLERRVFGAAGCDPWRSGEGFPPRTQREIAALDAGLEPNCWRQNTIRRLLMRWPSGYVTQDRFGGQRCIEIVAREAFDAACFTAARRGGVDGRQGWQARQLVRDARGDVVGALVSDPEGRPHHISARLVIDAGGRNARSLTQFGLRRPLAGPTFLAVVLFVAQLPDVSADRWEMHLFGTPLCVLQITTLAPGVIGCGLGAPLACRRSGETPQAFFWRLIGSDPLLRSRFAGVVPIRAPFTRARLAYRVAPIVLPGLLLVGDATGYVSPLFGDGVWSALRSAAIAAEVAGQALRHGDVSARRLSAYAHRWQAARRGRFVANLLLTHTLAYPRALEAIAAQRWSRALLLHSLLRA
- the lon gene encoding endopeptidase La gives rise to the protein MTRDEQTRDVGQERTLPLVILGEMVIMPRIPVPLQVGKGKSYRAMEHAMRGDREVLLIFVSEEEIEGFKGSEPQKLPPVGVIARLEEFLKLPDDTVRIILEGLERAEVGDYVQNEPFHMVRCTPRPDPRPEGPEVEALMAEVKAQVEEIISYMPEVSQEAVAFVHRIDDPGHLADVVAYGPAFEFEDRLELLNLLDPVERLRKVQRELSHQLELLRLRAKIQSDTKEALDQSQKEYFLREQMKAIRRELGEDDLDEDPIDELKRKIAELNAPDYVKETATHELKRLVQQGMNSPEAGVIRTYIDWILSLPWAKEEQQPISLQEAKRVLDEDHYGLDKVKERLLEYLAVRKLAGTKMRSPILCLVGPPGVGKTSLGRSIARALGRAFVRASLGGVRDEAEIRGHRRTYIGAMPGRIIQSIKTAKSNQPVFILDEIDKLGADYRGDPTSALLEVLDPEQNATFSDHYLEIPFDLSQVIFIATANQLDPIPGPLRDRMEIIEIGGYTEDEKLEIARGFLVPKQREFHGLQPEHMQITDAALLKIIREYTREAGVRNLEREIAALCRKVARRVAEAAEGETIAVTIDAADLPELLGPEKFSYGLAEQHDEVGVATGVSWSTTGGDTMSFEVLPLRGKGELKLTGQLGEVMKESAQAALSYVRYRAEELGISPTFFEEHAIHIHVPEGAVPKDGPSAGITLTTALVSAMTGIPVRRDVAMTGEVTLRGKILPIGGLKEKTMAAHRAGIKTFLLPKENLKDLVEIPAKVREEMQIIPVEHMDEVLKIALARPIKSASNPPLQPKSQKSGKRATPSA
- a CDS encoding transglutaminase-like domain-containing protein; translated protein: MRYTYINRQAGAVELWLALPPELPTQRNVRILALTPEPLAVQPDGLGLNCLAFFRLAAGQRLDLELQADLYHCRYDPTAPGQTIALDPADRARFLRSSALVHVSEEVRAEARRIVGDAATPLEQARRLYVHLIKHYRYAWPPAARGSEAMRRLRRGDCGEYSFLYAAWCRALDLPCRVLIGSFAHGTLQAHVWNEVFIAGLGWLPADSSIHQTPLRLPGLADLDWLLQRVEHQLGRLADERLVFSIDPEVLLVPPYRDQPAPERAERMRIAGRDLAWGYESLDGAAPYLQPIYPRFNSAAEQPRAGWPAFLAAWWPPLLRRQIEPLLGTWSFHDPLTYRLMTWLMVGGFLVGLLGTVLNILAIEGFDLPKLLGYLLGDILLIRRTGVNWWKLALIALFLFELIVRVLALIFG